CGTAGGTGGACGTATCGAACCGAAATAAGATCTCAGATTGACATCTTGATACACTGATTTACCATAATAATAAATAGAGTCAATGGTGACTCCGCCGTGGGAAGAGCCGCTTCTTTCTTGCTTGATAGTGGGGGCTTCCATTCACCAACGCAGACTAAAAGTGCTCTCCGAACCGTGCTGGATAGTCACCCATCACACGGCTCTCAAACCCAACCTGTGGTGGATCCCGGGGGACAAAGTCAAAGCGCTTGATCCTTTGCCCCATACTTTGAGATGCTCCTCCCCGCCGATCAAGCAGCGACGCTACTCGTGATAGGCTTAGCTTTAAGCCGCTATCGTTCGGTTCGAATAAGTCAAGTGCCTTCGGTCGGTTCGCTCAGGTGGTCTTCCCTTATCTTCCCTAACGTTCAGAGTTGTTCTGGTTTGAGAAAGGAGCACCGGCCGAGCGCCCTGAATGAATAGGAAATGGACAGCAGAGGGAATCAATGATTCTTATTCAACCGAGTTGAAGCTAGCAACATGTCGATTACACACCGGAGGTTGGTAAGAACTGAGGGACAATGCCCCCCTAACCTAAGTGGGCCTACGGGCGAAGCAACTGGTACTTGATCGGGCGGTTTGGTTTCGTGCAACGCCCTCGCAGCAGGAAGAGGCAGTTGTCATTTGAAAGGAAACGCCCCTTCTATGTTATTAGTAAAGCCTAAACGTCCTTATTGAAAACTAAAGCACTAACGCGCCTTACTTAACTTATATTATACTATTATATATCAATAAAAGCAACCAGCCTTTATTGATATGATATAAAAAAATCACTTACTAATAAAGCGGAAACAAAACTAGCACCTTCTTTCTCAAAAAGTAAAGTTTCGCGCTTGTTGCTTTAGAAAAATGGCAGCGTTAGCGCTTTACTAATATAATAAAAAGTAAAGGCTCCTCCCCTTTTCTACGAATCTACAACTCTCTTTACTGAGCGAGACTCCATCCATATCCCTACTAGTGGTTTCTTATTCTTAATTTTCCATTCTATCATTGACAGCTTAGCTTGAACTAGGCTCCATTTTAGATAGGTTTTCGGTCTTTCTTACTTAAGAAAAATAGGTCAGGGGCGCGTCAGAACGGTCGGTGGCTGCTTAGTCTCATCCGAGAGTATAATCTCTTTTGACTGCTTTTTTTTCAAAGAATAAAATAAAATAAAGAAGGGGTTCGATTTAGGCTCCTTCCCTTCCACTGCATAGCTGCGCTAGCAGGTACTACGAGCCCTCTGTCCCGCGCATCTAACCAGCTCGCGTGGTTCACCGGTTCCACCGAAAACTCTCATTTGTTGAAGCGGAGCATAGTGCGCTTTAGGCGCCGAGCGATAAACGTCTCTTCTTTCGTTTCGGTTTATTCACTGATCTGAAACTTAGCACTTGTTTTCTTATTGATTCCAGGGGCGGCGGCGTTCTTGAATGAAGTCTATCCGAACCGAATTAGCACTTCTCAGATCAGGCTAGGCCTCTCCAGCGGAGCTGGGCGCCGGGGCCCTGGATGCGCTAGCGATCGGCACATAGGGGAGTTGCCCGGGTTTCTCGGCCTGGTATCCTGCACCTCGCGTTCATGATATCTACATTCAACTGTGCCCCGGAGACACGGTCGAAGCACGCCCGCCCAGTGTGCTTCTTTCACGACATGCTCTGGTCCCGGGTGTCTTCCAGTGGTCTTCTAGCCTTAGAAGAAGTCGTGTCCGTCCCGGACATCTGCAACGTCCTCCCACGCTTTATTTTTATAGGAAAACTGAAGGAAAAGACTGACCCATTCGGTGACTTTCGCGGTCGCCCTCACTGAACCAACTTGAATCTGAACTACGATTCAGATCAAGTCTTACCGAAATCGGATTTCCTTTTCGTGCCATATGCAATTAGGCTTGACTTCCCTTTTTCTTCCCGGTCCAATATTTGTTCTCGAAAGTCTGCGTTTCCATGTAGAAGCAAACTCTCCAAATTGTTGACCAACCTTTTCCTCAGTGATCTTACAACGAACAGGGGTTTTTCCATTGTAAATTCGTACGGAGCAATCAACGAATTCCGGCAAAATAGAAGATCTACGTGACCCAATTTTCCTGTTCAAAAGAAGAGCTCTCTTCTTCTTCATTCTCAACAGGAATGCATCAACAAAACTGCCCTTCCATATAGATCGTCGTGGCATGAACTCATTTCCGCGTTTCCCCACCCCTGCCCGAAATCCAACTTTGGTGGGCTTCCCTCAAGGTGACACCGAAGGTCTACCTCCTTTCGTGCGCCCCTCACCTCCTCCATGAGGATGATCCACCGGATTCATTGAAACACCACGAACAATGGGGCGTCCGCCTAACCACCGGCTTTGTTCCAGCTTTTCTAAGCTTACGTGCACTATGGTTGGGATTGGAAACTATACCAGTAGTAGCTCGGCATCGGGAATCAATGACTTTTTCAACACCCGAAGGTAGCCGCACAAGCCTAAGAGAGAGTGTAGGGGGTGCTGGTTCCTTCATTATTTTAGGAAAAGTTCCTGCGGCTCGAGCCAGCTTTTCGCCTTGACCTGGATGGCATTCAATATCATGTACCCATGTTCCTATACGTATATCGGCTAATGGTGTGCAATTTTCTATTTGATAATTTTGACCAAGTATCTCGTATCTATAAGCAAGGGGGCGTGGCCAAGAAGCAGCCAGCTGACTGCCCCCTTCCACTCGGCCTTTCTTCGCTGTGGTGAATAAGGTCTTAGTATGTATGGGCATTCTGGGCGGGTCGCAATAAGTCGCTGGTCGAAGGTTTAGACCAATTGCAATTCATCACCATCTTCCCCGCTTCCAATTGATGACTGGCTATTATATAAGTGTTGACCTAAGCCCCTGTGCTGGGGCTCGGCTCCCGAACCGTACGTGAGCTGCCTCGTACGGCTCTTCCTAAGAACTTGAAGCCCCCTCTCCCTAAATAGAAATAAATAATAATAATAATAAAGACTTTTTCAAAAAGCCTTCGCCCTCCTATTCAACGGGGCTATTAGAGAAGCTGCTTCGTTCCTTGACTTCTTTGCTCAGTCAAGCTTCCTTGTTCCTTAGTGTAGTCTCGGTCCATAGTTTAAGACTGACTCCCTTATAGCCTACCTAGTCTATATCCACAGCTGACGTGACTCCGTACCGACGCCTTTCCCTTTGTAGACGGCTAAGTGACTTCGTAACCTTAAAGTACTTTCTTTCTTACTATATCATAGGCCTTCGTCGGGCTTTCGTCCTTTGTCCTATAGGCGGCGGCTTGGCTCCGCTATCGCTCATGACTTGGTATAGAGTCCGTGTAGTCGTCGGCCTTCCTACCAGAAGGCCTATGATATAGTGGTCGGCCTTTCGAATGCCTCCTTCCTTACTTTTCTGAGGAGCCCTTTACGACTATAAAGGACAGAGGGCTGTTCACCTTTGGGAACTTAGCTACTTAAGTACTGCTCAATACTAAAGTAAAGGCGAACGGCATTCTGTTGTACAGCTACTTAATATTAATAGTACAACAACTGTCGTACTACTAAAGTACCAAGGAAACCTTCGGTTCCCCTTGTTTGAATAAACGCAGCCTATTTTTTTTAGTTTACATTCATTACTAAACCAAGCCTAACCGGTCACGACATGTTGTTTGTTTGTTGATATTTATTGAGGAGTTTGATGGAGTTTAGCTGACTGAATCCATAAACCTAGAAAGTCACCGTCACTGGTACTTTTTTGACTCTATAGGTAGGTATAGGTATTGGTGGAGCTTGCGTAATGTAGTTGTAGTTAAGGCTGCATTGAAGTCGCGCTTTTTTTTGAAGATCTACTGAAGTACCAAAGGCGAACGGGTCCCCCAGGCCGGGACGTCTGGCAGAATGCTTTGCCTCCTGCGCTGGAAGCGACACCCGAAGGGTGAGCTTCTGGCGGTTAGCTTCTAGAACTAGAAAATCGTTATAATAGGCATTTGGCATTCCGCGCTGGAAGGAGGCAAGCAAATGAAGGGAGGCATTACGGGCCGACTACAAGAAGCAAAGCTTCGTAGACTCGGCAAGTCGCTTATAGAATGCCGACTACTAAGTGAAGACTTTCCACTTCATTTAATAAGGGAAGGGGGCAGGTAAGCTTTGCTTAGAGAGCTTTATAAGGCCGACCACTACATAAGCCGCCATCAGTCCAGGAGAGAAGCAAGCTACCTTTCTTTGATCCACCTTCCCGGGCGGGGAAGAGAACGAAAATAGGCCGCGGATGGTGGTCCCGGTAGGTTCGAGGATCTTACGCGGCGGAGCGACCTCCTCGTTGCATTCCCTCTGGCGGCGTAGCTGCACCCCCTCGATCCATCGTACTGGAGCGATCCGAGAAGAACGATTAGGGTCATATTCTATCCTTTCTACAATGCCCATAGACGAAGTGCTTCGTTTCAGATCAATTCTTCGCTGCAAATCGCTTCGATCCGGTGAAAAACCGTAATACGCCCTGAGGGATTCCTACCACCCTGTACCCAAAGTGAATTGTCTAAGTGCTCTCCCCTCTTGGCTTTGTCTCATTTTAGATCTCGTAATCATTCGATTCCGTCCGAATGAGCTCCTACTCCTAGCCTTGGTCCTTTTGACAAAACATTTTCGGCCGCCTCCGGTCCGGTAGGAAAGAAACCTGTAGCCAGTGACTAGCTCCGCTATGGAGCTACGTGTACACCGCCACGTCCATACTCTCTTTCGAAAGTGAGATCACCACCGGCTTTAAGAAGAGGGAAAGATCACTCCTAAATGTCACCGTGATCTTATATACGATACCATCAGACGCGCCCCTGCCTCCCTCGCAGTCAAAACTCTCCTCTCCAGTGAGACCAGCCGAGCCAGAAGCCTCGTTTCCTTCGGCTAATTCGAGCGATTCAGTCAGTAAGAAAGTCATCTCACTGAACATTGGATTATATATCGTGAACATTACAACCGATCAATCGAGAGTATTCTATACATTTAGATTGAAAGTTTTTCTTTCTCCCCGAGCGCACAAGAAAAGGTAGAAGTGCGCTTCCTAAAGTTAGAGTGAGGAAAGGATCTTAGCCATCGGTGACCGGCTTTCGTAAAAGCACCTTTGGGCGACAGTTTCTCGATCAACTAGCTCACGTAAAGAAGTAAAGCCACTATCATCTACGATACGATATTGTTTGAGAGTTCTTTTTCAAAAATTTCGTAGTGCGCCTTAGCTTAGCACCTTTCTCACTTAAGGGCGAAAATTCAAGCAAGGGTGTACAGACTCAAGTTTTCGTCGCATCTTGCTTCCAAAACGTAGCTTCACCATCGCGAAGGATTCAATCCAGCCACAGGTTTCCCTATGGCTACCTTGTTGCGAACGAAAGCCCCCCGGATCGCGGCGGACCAAGTCAAAGATCAAGTGCGCGTTCATGTAAGACTCCCAATTAGAAAAATGACTATTCTATTTTACTAGAAAGTTTCGTAATTTCCTAAGGGAGTCGACATCGGCCTCAGGTGACTTATAATAAAAATCCTGTTGGGCAATTTCATCAGCTGCCCCGAAAAAAGAAAACCTTTCTCGTCCCCTCGAACAATACCTGCCGCAGAAGCCCATACCCTTGCAGTACCGATAAAAAAACTCCCTTAGGAGTTGGACGAACGCTTTACGAATTTTCTTTCGTAGACGTTCCTTTTCTGCGTCATCGTCTTCCGGAGCGCCGGGCTCGGCTGGCCCGCGTGGAGCCGAGGGGCCGTCGGCACCAATCCGTTGCCCTGGCCGCTCCATAAAAAACGACTACCTAAAAAAAAAAATGAAAAAAAACCAGAATGAGGTAGGCAACGAAAAAGTTTTTACTTTCCTACCGGACAGGTACCACTTATCTGGCAGCTATAAACTTGCCGGTTTCCAAGCGAAACTCGATGCTACTTTAACACAAGGACCGGTGTCCATCATTGAAAGTGGCATCTCTGCTTGCGCACATTGGAGAAAGTGCTCCGCTAGTGAAATCGGTCCATTGACACCTACAATTGCACCAAGGCCGAGCACTCTTCTCGATCCAATACAATTTTTTTGTGGATGCACTCTCGCCTTAAGTGGCTGAAACCTCTATGTGGAAAAGTTTATTATTGCGAAATGAATGGCATTCTAGAAGCTCTCACTCAAACAAGGACCTCCTATACTGTACTAACAGCAGAGTCAGTGGAAGTAAACAACCTCCTCCTGACGTTCCCCTAGCGGGTGAACTACCAATAGCGATTGAAGCTCCTTATGCCTGGTTCCGTTCTCCCCTAAAAACGAAAGAAAGCAACTTAGCTACTAATCCGAAAGCCTTCGCCTATAGCTTCTACTTCTACTTAGCATCCCAAATAAAGTACCCCTGCTTCCTTTAAGAGGCTAGTACACAAGCTACTAAAGCTAGTAAGCTAGTATACACGCATTTGCCCGATTGCTTTAAGAGAATTACCTCCTAGTTTCCAGTCCAAAACTATGGAACTCATCTGAAAAGTCGATTTTCTAGATCAGAACGTGAACTCTGAGAATAGGGGTATACAAGTAAACCACCTAGAATCGATCCATGACCGCTAAACAAAAGGAGTCCTTTACCAAGTAAGCTAGGCAACCGTCTTTACCCGCCTCAACCGATCTTAGCTCGGACATGCCAACAGCCCTTACTCCTTTCCCTGGGACAGCTAATCAAAACGAATACGGCTTGAATCCCTTATCTTTGAGACTACCCTTAGGACTCTATAAAGTCATTTAACAGCAGATAGACAGAAGTTATGACAACCCTCACACGAGAGCCAAAAAGAAGGCTTTCATTAAGATAATTCGCCCATACAATAGAAGAGGGAGAGCAATCAACGCTATGGCTACTTTAGGACAATTCCCGCCTTAGGACCCCTACTGTGACAACAGCTACTACGCATCCTACATCAGAAAATGCTATCGACGAAACAAACCTTTATCAAGCATATCACCATGACCTGGTACAGAACCAATCTTCACTTTTCTTTTTCCGTAACGGATTAAGAAAAGCGTTCTAACAGCAGTTACACAGCCCCTGAATTAGATAGCTGTAAGTGAAAGAAGGGTACTAAGTAGCTGGGAATGCGGCTAGCTAGTTTACTTACTTGTTTGTACCCCCATCTGAAATACTACTTGAAAGTCCATATTCAACTCAAAGAAGAAGCAAGCTACCTCGCTAGTTTACCCTAACTACTTAAACTAATCCATCTCCCACTTCTCCTACGAACTACCATGCTCTAACTCAAGTTTACAGAAAGCTAAGCTTGCTTGTTTCACAGACACAGACCATTTCCCCTAACGGCCGTAGCTCCGTCTGCCGGCTCATCTGTTTACCCGAGCTTGCTTATACCGCTAGCAAGAAGCAATCCTTACCTTACTTACAGTGAAAGAAGGCTACACAGTAGGAGGCTAAGCGAAGCGAAGCAGCTAGTTTACTTGCTTGAAAAGGTGCGGCTAGTCAGGAGTCGAACAGAAGCATGAGTTGAGTGGTGAGCTAAAGCAGGGTAGCGAAACTAGGAACGGAGTTGGCTTGTTAGAGCTAGGCTGTTGAGTTAAAGTAAGCGAGCTAGTCATACGAGCCAGTGAGCTAGGCAGCTTGCTGTAGTAGCTACGGTAAACTGGAGTGAAACGAGTTGGCAGTAGAGACTGAGGGCTAAACATGTCGTTGGAACGCTTTAACAAGGCCGTTACGGAGATGCGAACAAAGCAAGCCGCAGCTCGCGATCATAGGAGCTATGGACTTCGGCACTTAGAGCTAATCGTCTCCTAGCTGTTCTTTCCGAGTAGCATTAGCAAAAACGAGCGTAAGGGAAATGGAACCACAAAGACTGATTTGGAATTCACTTCAGAGATCTCAAATAGTGGCTTTTGAGATAAGTGGTGAGTGGACAGGACGGATAGAAACTAGAGCTAAAGCAAATCGTTAGTTCGAAGTTCCCTACTACTCATTAGTATTAGTAGCTAGGAAGCAAATCCTGTAGTTAGCTCGAAACCTTGCAACCGGGAAAGCAGGAAAGGCTGCTAGGGGAAAGAGAACTACAAGAAGTCTTTTCAGTCCCAGGACTCCTTCTCGATAAGTAAGGTAGGAGCAGCTTTCTGTTTAGTTCCAGTAATCAAGCTAGGCTCTTTGTTGGCTATTCATAGATCTGGGGTTCTCTTCTATTGCGGATTTAGCTGCCTTCTTTCAGAACCTTAGTTAGTAGCGAGTATCTTATAAGGGGGCGGTGAGATTCCTGTAATAATCTAAGGCTTGACTTTTATGGCAGCTGCAAAGAAAAAAGAAAGGAGACCAAGATGGGCACACGCACTTCAGGTACGCAGTAACTTGCTCGGGACAATGGGAAGTTAGTCTCATAGTTGCCTGTTCAGATTCCCGATTATTAGTAAGGCAAGCGGTAAACGTTCTATGCTAAGGCCGATTTCGCTACCAGAGTATAGGCTACTCAATGAGAAGGGGACCCGCATAACCTTGTAATTGCCATTACAACTATAGCTACTGTAACAGAAGTAGAAAGGATAAAAGAAAGATACCCGGGCATGAGAAAGGAAGACTGGGGAACAGACGCACAAATTTTTAATAAAAATCACTGTTGAATCTGAACTACGATTCAGATCAAGTCTTACCGAAATCGGATTTCCTTTTCGTGCCATATGCATCATTATTTCATTAGCCTAGCCTATTCTGAAATACCCGGTTAATTCAAAAGTCTTCTTGACCTTTTGTTTTGCAGGTCACGAAACAATAGTGACTCCCGCCCCTTGGTTAGGAGTTCTTTCTTCCTCGTAACCGTGGAGCTTTTCGATAGGAAATTCCTTTGCTTTGCTCGATTATTTAACATTTCTTGACAAAGGAGTTCCTTCCGTTTCTCGGTCCAAAAGGGGGAGGGGTCCAATTGCTCCATTCTTTCCGGAATGTTTTTTTTTTATCTCGACATATTCCTTCACGGTATCGGGGTCGGGAACCTCCCCCTTCGATTTGGTTAATAACCGAAAGAACGTTCTGCTAGAGGCATCGGAGGAGATGTCATCCTCATTGCTATTATTAGTATGGGAAGATGACAGTGCCCATGCCTTAAGGGCTGGACTAGAACTTCCCCCAATCACCGTCCCTGAAGAGGCAGACATGACGGACAATCTAAATTACTGCCCGTACCACAGACGTCTGGGTCACATTCTCGAGATCTGCTACACTTTGAAGTCGTGGATTCAGAACCAAATCCATCAGGGAAACATTGTCCTTGCTCCTAATTTCTACAAGGATCTTTTACGAGCGGAACCCAGCACCTGTAACATGGTTGGCTTCGGGAGCGACTCAGATGAAGAGCTTAACTTCCCAGAAGAAGAAGAAGAGCCTAAGATGGTAGACCAGATGCAACTCATAAAAAGGAAGACACTACCCGAACGTCAACCCCCAGTAGCCAAGGACAAAAGAAAAGAAAAGCAGATTGAGATTGAAGAGGATGCCATCCCTCAGCAAAGGAAAAATCCTCCAATGCCGGATTCTAATATCTTTTCAAATTTCAAGAAACTTCCAGCCCTGCTCAGCATATTTGATGTCCTATGTATGTAAAAAAAAAGGGAAAAAAAGAGATGTATGGCTGAGGGGAGGAGAGAAAGAACGCATGCATGGAGATTCTGTCTATCGGAGGTTCGAGAATCTATGAAAGGACTTCTAAGGTTAAGGAAGAATTCACGAGAGTCCATTACTGAGAGAAGTGGTGATCTCGTCTTGCTTGCTGGGAGAGAGGAAGCTTCCGGACCACCTTTTCCAGCCAAATAGCGAGCGATCACTCAGCAATGAACACTAACTGAAAGCGGCCGGGAATGAGTACCTATCCCTTACGGGAATCGAACCCGTGTCTTCGACATGAAAAGACGATGTCCTAACCACTGGACGAAAGGGACCAAAAAGCCATTCTTCATATACCTCAGCTCCGAGAATAGAAGTGGTTCGTTTCGTTTCTATACGCAATTCAAGATTTCGTTTGTGTTCATGTTGTCGATTTCTGATGTGAATTCGGCGGGTCGTCCCCCCTCCCCTTTCTCCGATCATAAAGCCCCCTGATCCCTTCCTTTGTCTTTCATCCCCCCTGAACAGAATAAGTAAGGCCCCGTTCTTTCTAATTCAAAAAATAAAATAGGGGCGAAGCGCCCAAGTGGCGAAGGCCTATGCTAAAGTAAGAAAGAAAGTACGTTAAGGTTACGAAGTAAGGTCAGCTGGTTAAGGAAAGCTCAGGTTATGAAATCGCTTAGCCGTTAATTAATTAAATTAAGTAGTAGTGAGGCGTCGGTACGGCGTTGCGTCAGCTGTAGATATAGACTAGGCTAAGGGACGGACTTCATCTCTTTCTTCTATTCTCTTCACTTACACCTTACACTTCCGCTGAGTCTAACGAGGCTCAGGTGCGGAGCCTTCCACTGTGGACCGAGACTACGCAAAGCAAAGGTAGAACACCATAGAAACTTCGCTGACTTTATCATAAACCTTGATTTCGCTACGCTCAATAAGAACCCGGAATAGCAGAAATAGGTTCGTGTTCCGCTTCTAAAGTCAGGCGTCTTTGCCCAAGTGTGAACTGCAGACGACTCTCCAGGGGGTTCCATTCCTTCTTACTTAACTTCTGGTCAACCCAACCCGAATGGGAAGAAGAGGATCTGCCAAACAGCGGGCAGCTCCACTTTGTACAGTTGCTGAGGCACAGGCATTTTAGAAAAGGGAAGGGAACTTCTCACCGAAGGAGGCAGTAGGAATGAAGGAGGCGGGAAGCTACCGCTTCCGGAATGCAAGCTTATCCTTGACTTTTTTTTAGAGCTTACCGCTATTGAAATAATAAAAAAGGGTTTATGGATGAAGTAATCGGAGTGACAAATGGTTACGGTTTCGGAAACCGGATAAAATAAAGTCGGGAACCGTCGGTTACCTTTTGAATCAAAGTAGCGACGAGCCGAGTACTACGACTACAGGAGGGGGGGGGAGCAAAGCTTCGTAGACAGCTTCGCTTCCTCGTCGCTTCTTTCTGGCGACTAGCTTCTCCAGTGGGTGGCTTGCTTGGTAAGCAAGCTACCTTCAGCATCGGAAAAATCCCTATCAATAATAGGCCGGAATGGTGGGGAAGGAGGCCCTCCCTACTTCAATGGAAAGGGGGGAATCGCCGTTTCACAGCCGCTCCTCTACAACTACCTTTCGCCCAACATGATCACGAACGAAGACAGATAATTGCGTAGATAGAAGGACGAAACGAACCAACCCACTTGTCCTGATCGGAACGATTGAAGAAAGAAAGAGAATGGTGGCCCCTTTCGCCCAGGGGGCATCGTCGGAGAACAATGTCGGGGACAGGGTGAGAACCTTCCGTTGGTTACGCCCTTTAAGTGTTGGTTCTTCCTTAGATATGGCCAGATAGAGATCCATATCTTTCTATCGATAGATAGATAGATATATTGAGAAATAGATATTGATCTGGTTTCAAGATCTATGAACAAGAGATCCCTAAATGTCCATTTGAAAAAAGAGATGAATAGATAGGGCGGAGCCAGCCGAAGGAAGGGCGCTAACGCGCCCCTGCAATCTTTCTAAAGCAACAAGCGAGAAACTTTTGAGAAAGAAGCGCCTTTACTAATATTATATTATAATATAAGGCAAGGCGCCTTAGCCTATCTATAGTAAGGGGCCTTTTCTTGCTCGTTAGCGCCCCCTTACCCCTATTATATTAGTTTAGTCAATAAAGGAAGGGTCCCTTAGGATCGCATCGCCTTTTGAAAACCTTACTAACTAATAGAAAGGGGAAAGATGCGCTCAAGCATGCGAAGAAAGCTCGAAGAGCTTCCCTTATATTATAGAAAGGTTTGTAGAAAGGGGCTTCTTTTAATATCCCATAAATAGGGGTGAACTTGTAGTTTAGGGGTGCGCTGGTTTGGAACCCTATACAGGGGGCTAGCGCGCAATGGCTTTCTCTGATAGGGGCTCGTTTCTTCAAGCGGAGCTTGCTGCTTTTCATTTTGTTAGGAGTAGGTGCCTGCTGCTCGTCAAAGCCGTAGCGTGCTGTCTACTAAACGAGCCTTCACTGCCCGCCCGGGCCCGATCTTTAATCTTAAGTAAAGTGAAGTCAAATCAATGAAGTGAACAACCCAACCTCTTTGTTTGAAGCTTTGCTTCCCCTAATTCCAAAACACAACAATAGACTTGCAACTATAGTATAGGAAATTCTCTTTGATAGCGGTCATAGGGGGGTTCAGAAAGGATCTGATCGTAGATAGAGACTTAACTTAAACCTGTGCGGGGGTAGGGGCGGATGTAGCCAAGTGGATCAAGGCAGTGGATTGTGAATCCACCACGCGCGGGTTCAATCCCCGTCGTTCGCCCATCAATAAATGGACCATTTGTTACGGAGACACAAGAAAAACCTAGAAAGCATTTTTTCTGCAAGTCATCTCGAGGCTTTCAAACGCATCCAAGCAATTGGTATCCGATTGAAACATAGAAACCATAGATTCGCGTCGCCTACTTGCGGAAAGAAAAAATAGAATGGCCGATCATTCATTCATTGTATGAAGTTTTTAAGACCTCACTAATCAGCCTTACACTTTTGAGTTCATAATGAATGAAATGACCCCCCGGATGAAGAGAAAATCTCCCCCCCCTTTTACTAAACCATGGGGAGCCCCGGAGTAGTGTAGTTTACCGGGCAAATTTTGTTGTCGTGACGATACCTTTCTTAGTGGAAGATCGGAAAATCTTTCTCTTCATCACGAGACTGATCGGATCCGCCGTAGACACCCGAGAGACCTCCACAAGGCAGGCTAAAAGAGTAAGAGGACAACAAGCAAAGAGTTATGCTTTCATTTCTTTGTTGAGATTGAAATCCAGTTCTTAAAAAAGGGTGTAGGTATAATGCACGCAGGCCAAGTCAAGAAAAGGACTTCCTTACTTTTCTTTCATAGTAGTCTTAATGACTAGTAGTTTGAAGCCTTAAGAAACCGGTTTTTTTTGGCACTCGGTTCCTTCGTCTTAAGTCAAGTTCAGTTTACTTTTTCGATTCAACACTCTTAGTCGAGCTGATGGCGAGATCGATTTTTCTTTTTCGAGGTTCAAGAAAAAAAAAAAAGAGA
The DNA window shown above is from Ziziphus jujuba mitochondrion, complete genome and carries:
- the rps19 gene encoding ribosomal protein S19, which encodes MPRRSIWKGSFVDAFLLRMKKKRALLLNRKIGSRRSSILPEFVDCSVRIYNGKTPVRCKITEEKVGQQFGEFASTWKRRLSRTNIGPGRKREVKPNCIWHEKEIRFR